In Desulfoplanes formicivorans, a genomic segment contains:
- the gltX gene encoding glutamate--tRNA ligase produces MPTNLMTPTPWHTRFAPSPTGTMHLGNARTAILNWLMARKHQGSFSVRLEDTDRERSTFASEASILSSLAWMQLEPDHPVVRQSTRLERYQNMARALMDKGLAYPCFCTEAELQKDREMAASKGLPPRYTGKCSTLSPEEIHKKMEQGHPYTIRFRVDQNIPGIEFTDLIKGLMNIPIQAFGDFVILRSNGWPSYNFAVVIDDQDMGITLVLRGEDHLTNTARQILLYKALDMVPPRFAHHGLLVDTNQHKLSKRTGAKSIPELMRAGIHPLALVHYLAGLSGAVKGKHIVGSLDELVERFNPRRLGRGNAVFQMQELEQLSRTYWHKLDTEQLLPHLEELASLGAPWHNLSAQQQKALIATVQPNANCGHDFAPLLTPLLRLQACYDPEAIELVQRQPNGHIIRTFLELVLDFTALSGHPADTPLPLDEIGRILKETSTRAQVTGKELYLPLRMGLMGTSQGPEIKQLFTVLTCEQIIRRMQDACVLAGIARD; encoded by the coding sequence ATGCCCACAAATCTGATGACACCCACGCCCTGGCATACCCGCTTTGCTCCGTCACCCACCGGAACCATGCATCTGGGCAATGCCCGAACAGCCATTCTCAACTGGCTCATGGCCAGAAAACACCAGGGCAGCTTCAGCGTTCGCTTGGAGGACACGGACAGGGAACGCTCAACCTTTGCCTCGGAAGCGTCCATCCTGTCATCCCTTGCCTGGATGCAACTGGAGCCGGATCATCCGGTCGTCCGTCAAAGCACGCGCCTTGAACGTTACCAGAACATGGCCCGTGCTCTCATGGACAAGGGGCTGGCATATCCCTGCTTCTGTACTGAAGCCGAATTGCAAAAGGATCGCGAGATGGCCGCATCCAAAGGCCTGCCACCGCGGTATACGGGAAAATGCTCCACCCTTTCGCCTGAAGAGATCCACAAGAAAATGGAACAGGGGCATCCCTACACCATCCGCTTTCGTGTGGACCAGAACATCCCGGGCATTGAATTCACCGACCTGATCAAGGGATTGATGAACATCCCCATCCAGGCCTTTGGCGACTTTGTCATCCTCAGAAGCAATGGCTGGCCCAGCTACAATTTTGCCGTGGTGATCGACGACCAGGACATGGGTATCACCCTGGTCCTTCGGGGCGAGGATCATCTGACCAATACCGCCAGGCAGATCCTTCTCTACAAGGCCCTGGACATGGTCCCTCCACGGTTTGCTCATCACGGTCTGCTTGTGGACACAAATCAGCACAAGCTCTCCAAGCGCACCGGCGCCAAAAGCATTCCCGAACTCATGCGCGCAGGAATCCATCCCCTGGCCCTGGTCCATTATCTTGCAGGGCTTTCCGGAGCCGTCAAAGGCAAACACATCGTGGGCAGTCTGGACGAACTTGTGGAGCGGTTCAACCCCAGACGCCTTGGTCGGGGCAATGCCGTTTTTCAGATGCAGGAACTCGAGCAGCTGAGCAGAACGTATTGGCACAAACTGGATACCGAACAACTACTCCCCCATCTTGAGGAGCTTGCATCCCTTGGAGCACCCTGGCACAATCTGTCGGCCCAACAGCAGAAGGCCCTCATCGCCACGGTCCAGCCCAATGCCAACTGCGGTCATGATTTTGCCCCCTTGCTCACGCCTCTTCTCCGCCTCCAGGCATGTTACGATCCCGAGGCCATTGAACTTGTGCAACGTCAACCCAATGGGCACATCATCCGCACCTTTCTCGAACTTGTTCTCGATTTCACCGCGTTGTCCGGTCATCCTGCAGACACCCCGCTGCCCCTTGACGAAATCGGGAGGATTCTCAAAGAAACATCCACACGGGCGCAGGTCACGGGCAAGGAGCTCTATTTGCCCCTGCGCATGGGACTCATGGGTACGAGTCAGGGCCCGGAGATCAAACAGCTTTTCACTGTACTGACCTGTGAGCAGATCATCCGGCGCATGCAGGATGCCTGCGTTCTTGCCGGTATCGCCAGGGACTGA
- a CDS encoding cysteine-rich small domain-containing protein, with product MNKSDHHAVGDDRFCQNLNCPFFPCHQGADPQTFNCKHCYCPLYFIYWDNCGGNFTMLENGIKDCSGCLVPHACGGHEYVVGKLMEYFEQVRGQKGTRQTGEKETVSGDGQG from the coding sequence ATGAACAAATCGGACCACCATGCTGTTGGCGACGACCGGTTCTGCCAGAATCTGAACTGTCCCTTTTTCCCCTGTCATCAGGGAGCTGATCCGCAAACATTCAATTGCAAGCATTGTTACTGTCCGCTGTATTTTATCTATTGGGACAATTGCGGCGGGAATTTCACCATGCTTGAAAACGGTATCAAGGATTGTTCCGGTTGCCTGGTGCCTCATGCATGTGGAGGGCACGAGTATGTGGTGGGCAAGTTGATGGAATATTTTGAGCAGGTGAGAGGTCAAAAGGGTACCAGGCAGACGGGAGAAAAAGAGACGGTTTCCGGGGATGGCCAGGGATGA
- the uvrA gene encoding excinuclease ABC subunit UvrA, whose amino-acid sequence MNTIHIQGARQHNLKNLDLDIPRDQLVVVCGPSGSGKSTLAFDIVYAEGQRRYVESLSAYARQFLPQLDKPEVELIEGLSPAISLEQGTTSKNPRSTVGTVTEIYDFLRVFFARLGTPYCPQCGRPIEPQTSDEIITDILSLEETTRFLLLAPLVEHKKGTHTDLLQKLKKQGFVRASVNGQIVPLDPLPVLEKNKRHTILLVVDRLVVKKDMRKRLADSVELGLQYGEGRIVVQIVGGGEIAYSTEAVCPACKISLPKPSPQLFSFNSPQGACPACSGIGSVEYFEPDLLAPNKGLSLSQGGIIPWKKPRIFERFKEDLARLGKAHGFTLTTPLADFTPTARNKLFQGDPATNWPGVLTLMEQGQSYGSIWRDELARFRQTTDCSACHGARLRPEALAVKVHQASIQDLCSWSISRALAWIEQLDFSGTKAKIATPLLKELRHRLSFLVNVGLDYINLGRNMSTLSGGEAQRIRLAGQLGSGLVGVTYVLDEPSIGLHPSDNARLIRTLRSLQERGNTVLVVEHDEPTIRAADHILELGPGSGFLGGELIYSGDVKGLMACPHSLTGKYLRGELSIPKPATRRSPAGFLKVHGVSTNNLKDVDCSIPLGSLVCVTGVSGSGKSSLVMDSIYKHIALARGLKVERPGNIKGAEGLEAVEKVILIDQTPIGRTPRSNPATYTKVFDEIRKIFATTKEARQRGYAPGRFSFNVRGGRCEACQGDGQIRVEMHFLPDVFVTCEVCGGKRYNRETLDVTYRGKNIADVLAMTVRQARKFFEAYPLLDRRLGVLEDVGLEYLRLGQPATTLSGGEAQRIKISRELGKKRLPGTLYILDEPTTGLHMHEVGKLIHVMNRLVDKGASVLVIEHNLDVIGAADYVIDLGPGGGEYGGTIVARGTPEAIARDTHSATGKFLREHWEG is encoded by the coding sequence ATGAATACCATCCATATACAAGGCGCCCGACAACACAACCTGAAAAATCTCGATCTGGATATTCCCCGGGACCAACTGGTTGTTGTTTGCGGACCTTCCGGTTCGGGCAAATCCACCCTGGCCTTTGACATTGTCTATGCTGAAGGCCAACGCAGATACGTGGAATCCCTGTCTGCCTATGCGAGACAGTTTCTTCCTCAACTCGACAAGCCCGAGGTGGAGCTGATTGAAGGTCTTTCTCCGGCCATCTCCCTGGAACAGGGCACCACTTCCAAGAACCCCAGATCCACCGTGGGAACGGTCACGGAAATCTACGATTTCCTGCGCGTGTTTTTCGCCCGCCTGGGAACCCCCTACTGCCCCCAATGCGGTCGGCCCATTGAGCCCCAGACCAGTGATGAGATCATCACCGACATCCTGAGTCTTGAGGAAACAACCCGCTTCCTGCTCCTGGCCCCCCTTGTGGAACACAAGAAAGGAACCCACACCGACCTGCTGCAAAAACTCAAAAAACAGGGATTTGTCCGGGCAAGCGTCAATGGCCAGATTGTTCCCCTGGATCCTCTGCCCGTTCTGGAAAAGAATAAACGCCACACCATCCTTCTGGTGGTCGACCGGTTGGTGGTCAAGAAGGACATGCGCAAACGGCTGGCCGATTCCGTGGAACTGGGCCTGCAATACGGTGAGGGAAGAATCGTCGTCCAGATCGTTGGCGGTGGGGAAATCGCCTATAGCACGGAAGCCGTATGCCCGGCCTGCAAAATCAGTCTGCCCAAACCATCACCCCAGCTTTTTTCCTTTAACAGCCCCCAAGGTGCCTGTCCGGCCTGCTCAGGGATCGGGAGTGTGGAATATTTCGAGCCGGATCTTCTGGCGCCCAACAAGGGACTGAGCCTTTCCCAGGGCGGCATTATCCCCTGGAAAAAACCACGCATCTTCGAACGGTTCAAGGAGGATCTTGCCCGGCTGGGCAAGGCCCATGGATTTACCCTGACAACGCCCCTTGCGGATTTCACCCCCACGGCCCGAAACAAACTCTTTCAGGGTGATCCCGCAACCAACTGGCCAGGAGTTCTGACCCTCATGGAACAGGGCCAGTCCTACGGGTCCATCTGGCGGGACGAATTGGCCAGATTCAGACAGACCACCGACTGCTCTGCCTGCCACGGAGCCCGGTTGCGGCCCGAAGCCCTGGCCGTCAAGGTCCATCAGGCCAGCATCCAGGACCTGTGTTCCTGGTCCATTTCCCGGGCCCTTGCCTGGATCGAGCAACTTGATTTTTCAGGAACCAAGGCCAAAATCGCCACCCCGCTGCTCAAGGAACTCCGTCACCGTTTGTCCTTTCTGGTCAATGTGGGCCTGGATTACATCAACCTGGGACGGAACATGTCCACCCTGTCCGGCGGCGAAGCCCAGCGAATCCGGCTGGCCGGTCAGCTGGGTTCAGGCCTTGTGGGGGTCACCTACGTACTGGATGAACCGAGCATTGGTCTGCATCCCAGTGACAACGCCCGGCTCATCAGAACGCTGCGCAGTCTCCAGGAACGCGGCAACACCGTACTCGTGGTCGAACATGACGAACCAACCATTCGCGCGGCTGATCACATTCTGGAACTTGGTCCGGGATCGGGATTTCTGGGCGGAGAACTCATCTACTCGGGTGATGTCAAGGGACTCATGGCGTGCCCACATTCCCTCACCGGCAAATACCTGCGCGGCGAGCTGTCCATCCCCAAACCCGCAACAAGACGTTCTCCTGCGGGATTCCTCAAGGTTCACGGCGTGTCCACCAATAATCTCAAAGATGTCGATTGTTCCATCCCCCTGGGAAGCCTGGTGTGCGTGACAGGGGTTTCCGGATCGGGCAAGAGTTCGCTGGTCATGGATTCCATCTACAAGCACATTGCCCTGGCCCGGGGGCTCAAGGTGGAACGTCCAGGCAATATCAAGGGAGCCGAAGGCCTCGAGGCCGTGGAAAAGGTCATCCTCATCGACCAGACCCCCATCGGACGAACCCCCAGATCCAATCCGGCCACGTACACCAAGGTGTTCGATGAAATCCGAAAAATCTTTGCCACCACCAAGGAAGCCCGACAACGCGGCTATGCCCCGGGACGATTCAGCTTCAATGTCCGGGGAGGACGTTGTGAAGCCTGTCAGGGAGACGGCCAGATCAGGGTGGAAATGCACTTTCTGCCGGACGTGTTTGTCACCTGCGAGGTCTGTGGAGGCAAACGGTACAATCGGGAAACCCTGGATGTAACCTATCGGGGTAAGAACATCGCCGATGTGCTCGCCATGACCGTGCGCCAGGCCCGAAAATTCTTTGAGGCCTATCCCCTTCTGGATCGCCGACTCGGGGTCCTTGAAGATGTTGGCCTCGAATATCTCCGCCTGGGACAGCCCGCAACCACCCTTTCAGGAGGCGAAGCCCAGCGGATCAAAATATCCAGGGAGCTCGGGAAAAAACGGTTGCCCGGAACCCTGTACATCCTCGACGAACCCACCACCGGGTTGCACATGCACGAGGTGGGCAAGCTCATCCATGTGATGAACCGTCTTGTGGACAAGGGGGCATCGGTTCTGGTCATCGAACACAACTTGGACGTCATTGGCGCGGCCGACTACGTTATCGACCTTGGACCCGGCGGCGGCGAATATGGCGGAACCATTGTGGCCCGGGGGACTCCCGAAGCAATTGCCAGGGACACCCATTCGGCAACAGGCAAATTCCTGCGCGAACATTGGGAAGGCTGA
- the cysS gene encoding cysteine--tRNA ligase: MQLYNTITREKQEFTPLQDNHVRMYVCGITAYDYCHIGHARSCVVFDVLYRYLLAKDYKVTFVRNFTDVDDKIINRANKEHTTSDAIATTYINAFYEDMDKLSIKRPNVEPKATEHIPEMIQLVEQLIQKGHAYATDKGDVYYRVRTFDSYGKLSGRHIEDLQSGARIAPGEDKEDPLDFALWKAAKPGEPSWESPWGLGRPGWHLECSAMSKKYLDMPFDIHGGGQDLSFPHHENERAQSEAAYGVEFSRFWIHNGFVQINAEKMSKSLGNFTTIRNIFQSYLPEVLRFFLLTKHYRSPLDYSTEAIDEAEKGVRRIYTTKALMEAELQRSTWKQSPLPPELTAELDQAEQGWTRAMEDDLNTAGALGHVFTLARLANRILENKKWKKSDQAREIFERILADLNTWGNILGIFTQESSGLLTQLRTMRAQRKGIDESRVLDLMDQRAQARKDKDFARADAIRDQLTAMEVTIHDTPQGATWDVI, encoded by the coding sequence ATGCAACTTTACAATACCATCACCCGGGAAAAACAGGAATTCACTCCCCTTCAGGACAACCATGTACGCATGTACGTCTGCGGGATTACGGCCTATGATTATTGTCATATCGGTCATGCCCGATCCTGCGTTGTTTTTGATGTCCTGTACAGATATCTGCTGGCCAAGGACTACAAAGTCACCTTTGTCCGCAACTTCACGGATGTGGATGACAAGATCATCAACAGGGCCAACAAGGAACATACCACGTCCGATGCCATTGCCACCACGTATATCAATGCCTTTTACGAAGACATGGACAAACTGAGCATCAAACGGCCCAACGTGGAACCCAAGGCAACAGAACATATCCCCGAGATGATCCAACTGGTTGAACAACTCATCCAAAAGGGCCATGCCTATGCCACGGACAAGGGCGACGTGTATTATCGCGTACGCACCTTTGATTCCTACGGCAAACTCTCGGGCCGTCACATTGAGGACCTCCAGTCGGGTGCCCGCATCGCACCGGGAGAAGACAAGGAAGATCCCCTGGATTTTGCCCTGTGGAAAGCGGCCAAGCCGGGGGAACCCTCGTGGGAAAGCCCCTGGGGCCTGGGGCGTCCCGGATGGCATCTGGAATGCTCGGCCATGAGCAAGAAATACCTGGACATGCCCTTTGACATCCACGGCGGAGGCCAGGATCTTTCCTTTCCCCACCACGAAAACGAACGCGCCCAGAGCGAGGCCGCTTACGGCGTGGAATTCTCCCGGTTCTGGATTCACAACGGATTCGTGCAGATCAATGCCGAAAAAATGTCCAAATCCCTGGGCAATTTCACGACCATACGCAATATTTTCCAAAGCTATCTTCCGGAAGTCCTCCGGTTCTTCCTGCTGACCAAACACTACCGAAGTCCCCTTGACTACTCCACCGAGGCCATTGATGAAGCCGAAAAGGGAGTTCGCCGCATCTATACCACCAAGGCCCTCATGGAAGCGGAACTGCAGCGTTCCACCTGGAAACAATCACCACTTCCCCCGGAGCTGACCGCGGAACTGGATCAGGCCGAACAGGGATGGACCAGGGCCATGGAAGATGATCTGAACACGGCCGGTGCTCTGGGCCATGTGTTTACCCTGGCCCGCCTGGCCAATCGCATTCTGGAGAACAAAAAGTGGAAAAAGAGTGACCAGGCCCGGGAAATCTTTGAGCGCATACTTGCTGATCTGAACACCTGGGGCAACATCCTGGGTATCTTCACCCAGGAAAGCTCTGGCCTGCTCACCCAGCTACGGACCATGCGTGCCCAGCGCAAGGGCATTGACGAATCAAGGGTCCTTGATCTCATGGACCAGCGCGCCCAGGCCAGAAAGGACAAGGATTTTGCCAGGGCCGATGCCATCCGGGACCAGCTCACCGCCATGGAGGTCACCATCCACGACACCCCGCAAGGGGCGACCTGGGACGTGATCTGA
- the ispD gene encoding 2-C-methyl-D-erythritol 4-phosphate cytidylyltransferase: MSTPSIWSIVLAAGNGSRLAKAGINERKQFIDYQGVPLFWHSLRTFSRIALVRGIMLVVPETELDRVTAWVNQLLDAEPLGMPIVCVKGGARRQDSVYQALCHLPEDCNRVFVHDAARPFFTPQCVHKLLEAVTSDVVGAVPGCAVTDTVKQVHGARVLRTLDRSCLMAVQTPQLFDRNTLQQAHAKALQDNWNVTDDASMVEMMNKNVVVVDGDPGNVKITLPEDLRHLALQQETPVPVSGLGYDVHAYGGNRPMVIGGVPIPGGPDIKAHSDGDVLIHALCDAILGCIGQGDIGDLFPDSDATFENMPSSAFLAEVLDRAMQHGLTMTHVDMTVVAQTPRLSPFKVQIKKNLACLMALPFDRVNLKATTEEGLGFTGTKQGIKAMALVTGTINKPRPVP, translated from the coding sequence ATGAGCACACCATCAATCTGGTCCATTGTCCTGGCTGCCGGCAACGGATCACGGCTGGCCAAGGCCGGCATCAACGAACGCAAACAGTTCATTGACTATCAGGGCGTCCCTCTTTTCTGGCACAGCCTGCGCACCTTTTCGCGCATTGCCCTTGTCAGGGGGATCATGCTTGTGGTTCCGGAGACGGAACTGGACAGGGTGACCGCCTGGGTCAACCAGCTCCTGGATGCCGAACCTCTGGGCATGCCCATCGTCTGCGTCAAAGGGGGAGCGCGCCGACAGGACTCGGTGTACCAAGCCCTGTGCCATCTGCCCGAAGACTGCAACCGGGTTTTTGTTCATGACGCAGCACGCCCCTTTTTCACACCCCAATGCGTTCACAAGCTCCTTGAGGCCGTTACCAGCGACGTGGTTGGAGCCGTGCCCGGATGTGCGGTGACCGATACCGTCAAGCAGGTGCATGGAGCCAGGGTCCTAAGGACCCTGGACAGATCCTGTCTCATGGCAGTTCAAACCCCGCAGCTTTTTGATCGGAACACGCTTCAACAGGCCCATGCAAAAGCCCTTCAAGACAACTGGAATGTCACGGACGATGCAAGTATGGTGGAAATGATGAACAAGAACGTGGTGGTGGTGGACGGCGACCCGGGCAATGTAAAAATCACCCTGCCCGAGGACCTGCGTCATCTTGCACTGCAGCAGGAAACTCCCGTGCCTGTTTCCGGGCTTGGCTATGATGTCCACGCATACGGCGGCAATCGGCCCATGGTCATCGGCGGGGTTCCCATTCCCGGTGGTCCGGACATCAAGGCCCATTCCGACGGGGACGTGCTCATCCATGCCCTGTGCGACGCCATCCTGGGCTGCATCGGCCAGGGGGACATTGGCGACCTGTTTCCCGACAGTGACGCAACCTTTGAGAACATGCCCAGTTCGGCATTCCTGGCCGAAGTTCTGGACCGGGCCATGCAACACGGACTGACCATGACTCATGTGGACATGACCGTGGTGGCCCAGACTCCGAGACTGAGCCCGTTCAAGGTTCAGATCAAGAAAAACCTGGCCTGCCTCATGGCCCTGCCCTTTGACCGGGTCAATCTCAAGGCCACCACCGAAGAAGGTCTCGGATTCACCGGGACCAAACAGGGCATCAAGGCCATGGCACTGGTCACGGGAACCATCAACAAACCAAGGCCGGTGCCATAA